The window TGTCGTAGATGTGCCGCACCAGCAGCTGCATCAGGATCAGCTCGAACCAGATCCCCAGCGAGGCCAGCGCCGCCGCCTCGTGCTGGGAGAGCAGGATCCGCTGCTCCTCGCTCATCCGCTTCCAGATCGGGGTGTCGTACAGCGACACCAGCTCCGGCGGCCAGAACCACTTGCCCTCCTCGAAGGGCGCGTCCCAGTCCAGCTCCTTGTCGGGGTCGAAGGAGTGCTTCGCGGAGGAGTCGAGCAGCCGTTCGGCCACCTGCTCCCGGTCCTTGAGCAGGCCCAGCGCGTCGCGCAGGCCTTCCAGCGCGTCGGCTTCCGTGAGGGTCGTCATCGTTCTCCCAATTCGTTACCCGGGGTCACATCCTCCGTTCTCTTATGAGACTGCTTGTCAGCAAGGCCGTCAATCCCTCGTGCGGCACTTGTTGACCCCGCGTCTACCGAGCGGGAGCCTGCGAGACATGCCGACCTACGACGTGTACGCCAACGACCCGGGAGACCCCCTCTGGAAGGTGCCGGCGACCGGCGCGGCCCGCTTCTCCTGGGAGTACGACGACGGCCGCGACCGGCTGCTCGCCCTCTACCAGAAGGGCAAGGACAAGCAGTGGGACGGGCAGAAGCGGATCGACTGGACGCTGGAGGTGGACCCCGACGACCCGCTCGGCACCCCGGACGAGGCGATGTCGCTCTACGGCACCCGGCACTGGGCGAAGATGACGGACGCGGACAAGGGGGAGCTGCGCAAGCACTACGCGTCCTGGCAGTTCAGCCAGTTCCTGCACGGCGAGCAGGGCGCGATGGTCTGCGCCGCGCGCATTGTGGAGTCCGTCCCCGACCTGGACGCCAAGTTCTACTCGGCGACCCAGACCATGGACGAGGCCCGGCACGCCGAGATCTACGGCCGTTTCCTGCACGAGAAGATCGGGATGCTGTACCCGATCAACGACAACCTCCAGTCGCTGCTGGGCGACACGCTCGCCGACAGCCGCTGGGACATGCCGTACCTCGGTATGCAGGTCCTCATCGAGGGCCTCGCCCTCGCCGCGTTCGGGATGATCCGCGACACCACCGACAAGCCCCTCCCGAAGCAGATCCTCGCCTACGTCATGCAGGACGAGGCCCGCCATGTGGCCTTCGGCCGGATGGCACTGCGCGACTACTACCAGCAGCTCACCGACGCCGAACTGCGCGAACGCGAGGAGTTCGTCATCGAGGGCTGCTACCTGATGCGCGACCGTCTCAGGGGGAGTCGAGGTCCTGGAGAACTTCGGCATCCCGACCGCCGAGGCCGAGGAGTACAGCGAACAGTCCGAGTTCCTGGCCCTGTTCCGTCAGCTGCTCTTCTCCCGCATCGTCCCCTGCGTCAAGGACATCGGCCTGTGGGGCAAAGGCCTCCAACAGGCCTATGTCGACATGGGCGTCTTCGAGATGGGCGACTCCAACCTCGATCTGCTGATGGCCGAGGACGAGGAGATCGCCGAGAAACTGGATACGGAACGCTTTGCCGCGGAGGAGCATGATCGGATGGCAGAAGTGCAGGAAGCGATAGATCTGGGGACCAGTCCATGAACCGTGCCGCCGCCCGCCGCAGCCTCGAAGGCCTCGCCCTCGGCGACGCGTTCGGCGAGCGCTGGTTCCCCCTCTTCCGCGACCCGCAGCAGGCGTACGACGAGGTCCGCGCCCGCCGTATGCCCGAGGAGCGGGACTGGCACTGGACCGACGACACGGCGATGGCGCTCGGGGTCATGAGAGTGCTGGACCAGTACGGCGAGATCGAACAGCGGGAACTCGCCCTGGCCTTCGCGCTCGGCTACGACGCCGATCCCGCCCGCGGCTACGGCTACGGCATGCACCAGCTGCTGCCCCGGCTGCTCGACGAACCCGACCGCTGGCCCGAGTTCACCCGCGAACTCTTCGGCGGCGAGGGCAGCCTCGGCAACGGCGCCGCGATGCGGGTGGCACCCCTGGGTGCCTTCTTCCACGACAGCCTGGAGCGCGTCGTCGAACAGGCGACCCGTTCCGCCGAGGTCACCCACGCCCACCCGGAGGGCATCGCGGGCGCGGTTGCGGTGGCCGTGGCGGCGGCCCTGTCCGCACGCCGTGAGCTGACGCTCCCCGCGGTGGCCGACCTCACCCCCGACAGCGCCGTGCGCGAAGGCCTCGCCCGCGCCGCCGAGGTCCCCTTCACCACCGACCCCTGGAAGGCCGCCGACCTCCTCGGCAACGGTCAGCGCATCCGCGCCGACGACACCGTCCCCTTCGCCGTCTGGTCCGCGGCCCGCCACCCCGACGACCTGCTCCCGGCCCTGTGGACCACAGCCGAGGGCTTCGGCGACGTCGACACCACCTGCGCCATCACCGGCGGCATCGTGGCCGCCCGCACGGGCGTCGACGGCGTACCGCAGGAGTGGCTGAGCCGCCGGGAGCCGCTGTCCTAGACCGAGCAGCCCAGGCCGTCCGGCACCTCGAGCGCCACCGGCTCGGCGCTCTGTGCCGGGTACGACGTGCGGAAGGTGAAGGCGTACGGTGTCGGGCCGTGGGTGCGCAGGTGCAGCAGGCGGGCCTCCGCCTCCGCGACCGTCGGGCGGTGGCCGGCCGGGACCCACCACAGGGTCACCATCGCCTCCTGGACCTTCTCGAACCACTCCCTGCGGCGGGCCAGCATCTCCCGGTGGCGGCCCTGGTACATGTACGCGGTCAGGGCGTCGGCGTCCCGCCACACCGACATGTTGATGATCAGCCACTCGTCCCCGAAGACGGGGATGTCCGTGGCGTCGCCTTCCTCGGACTGGAGCCGCCAGACGAAGCCCTTCGCCGAGTCGGCGTCGGCGTTCACCGAGTCCAGCGCGTCGACGAAGTCCTTCAACTGAGGGGAGTCCAGCGGGGCTTTGAGGCGTCCGATGTTCACCTGGGCGAGTTCGTACGCGACTGAGGTCATGGACCGAACGTTAGGTCGGGAGACGCGCCGATCGGTACCCCCGTCTCAGCAACCGAGAACGCCCGCCTAGGAGTTGAGCACCGCCTCCATCACCGCCCGC of the Streptomyces sp. NBC_00287 genome contains:
- a CDS encoding ADP-ribosylglycohydrolase family protein, with translation MNRAAARRSLEGLALGDAFGERWFPLFRDPQQAYDEVRARRMPEERDWHWTDDTAMALGVMRVLDQYGEIEQRELALAFALGYDADPARGYGYGMHQLLPRLLDEPDRWPEFTRELFGGEGSLGNGAAMRVAPLGAFFHDSLERVVEQATRSAEVTHAHPEGIAGAVAVAVAAALSARRELTLPAVADLTPDSAVREGLARAAEVPFTTDPWKAADLLGNGQRIRADDTVPFAVWSAARHPDDLLPALWTTAEGFGDVDTTCAITGGIVAARTGVDGVPQEWLSRREPLS
- a CDS encoding DUF3291 domain-containing protein is translated as MTSVAYELAQVNIGRLKAPLDSPQLKDFVDALDSVNADADSAKGFVWRLQSEEGDATDIPVFGDEWLIINMSVWRDADALTAYMYQGRHREMLARRREWFEKVQEAMVTLWWVPAGHRPTVAEAEARLLHLRTHGPTPYAFTFRTSYPAQSAEPVALEVPDGLGCSV